One window of Nocardia nova SH22a genomic DNA carries:
- a CDS encoding GNAT family N-acetyltransferase: MSTSVTALTLGGLDQLPAHARRCVFWEIDPAVAADSREFSDPVFEKEAWLSTVMLEWGSCGQIALVDGQPAGCALYAPPSAVPRATLFPTSPVSPDAVLLTTLRAEPPHNDGGIANRLMQAVVGDLMRRGVRAIEAFGIRSDPAATALPARGLKSMFFMERIAAPASGIASAPRQRVNTVCSPESCMIEAEFLEDVGFSVVAPHNRFPRLRLELDSDHLWKEDVERALDQLLAAAALQARPSVICH, from the coding sequence GTGTCGACCAGCGTGACCGCACTAACCCTCGGCGGACTGGACCAACTCCCCGCGCATGCGCGTCGATGCGTGTTCTGGGAGATCGATCCGGCCGTGGCGGCGGATTCCCGTGAATTCAGCGATCCCGTCTTCGAGAAGGAGGCGTGGCTGTCCACGGTCATGCTGGAGTGGGGATCGTGCGGGCAGATCGCGCTCGTCGACGGCCAGCCCGCCGGATGCGCACTGTATGCCCCGCCGAGCGCGGTGCCGCGCGCGACGCTGTTCCCCACCTCCCCCGTGAGCCCGGATGCGGTCCTGCTGACCACGCTGCGGGCCGAACCACCGCACAATGATGGCGGCATAGCCAATCGACTGATGCAGGCCGTGGTCGGCGATCTGATGCGTCGTGGCGTACGGGCCATCGAGGCGTTCGGAATCCGGAGTGATCCGGCGGCCACCGCACTACCCGCCCGCGGACTGAAGTCGATGTTCTTCATGGAACGTATCGCCGCTCCGGCGTCGGGTATCGCCTCGGCGCCGCGGCAGCGCGTGAACACCGTCTGCTCGCCGGAGAGCTGCATGATCGAGGCGGAATTCCTGGAGGACGTGGGATTCTCGGTGGTGGCGCCCCACAACCGCTTTCCGCGACTGCGACTCGAACTCGACAGTGATCACCTGTGGAAGGAAGATGTCGAGCGCGCGCTCGATCAGCTCTTGGCCGCGGCGGCGCTGCAGGCTCGGCCCAGCGTGATCTGCCACTGA
- a CDS encoding ParB/RepB/Spo0J family partition protein — protein MSQAKKGGLGRGLAALIPTGPTEVQGLGSAAANAVIGLDPIGPHPASAYLHRVPDATEESVAGAVYREIPPDQIERNPKQPRQVFEEEALAELVHSVREFGLMQPIVVRALESPSPTPRYQLVMGERRWRACQEAGLETIPAIVRDTTDDAMLRDALLENIHRVQLNPLEEAAAYQQLLEEFGVTHEELANKLGRSRPVVTNMIRLLKLPIPVQRRVAAGVLSAGHARALLGLDAGAEAQERLAERIVAEGLSVRATEEAVTLANRYPEDEPKPSPKRKQIYAPGLDKVAERLANSFDTRVTVSMGKKKGRIVVEFGSVDDLERIVGLMEQQQLGL, from the coding sequence ATGAGTCAGGCGAAGAAGGGTGGACTGGGACGCGGGCTCGCCGCATTGATCCCGACCGGTCCGACCGAGGTGCAGGGTCTGGGAAGTGCTGCGGCCAATGCCGTCATCGGACTGGATCCGATCGGACCACACCCCGCATCGGCTTATCTGCATCGGGTTCCCGATGCCACCGAGGAGTCCGTCGCAGGGGCGGTGTATCGAGAGATTCCGCCGGACCAGATCGAGCGGAATCCCAAGCAGCCGCGCCAGGTCTTCGAAGAGGAAGCGCTCGCCGAACTAGTCCATTCGGTCCGGGAATTCGGACTGATGCAGCCGATCGTGGTGCGCGCGCTCGAGTCCCCCTCCCCCACACCGCGATACCAGTTGGTGATGGGTGAGCGCCGGTGGCGTGCTTGTCAGGAAGCCGGACTGGAAACCATTCCGGCGATCGTGCGCGACACCACCGACGACGCCATGCTGCGCGATGCGTTGTTGGAGAACATCCATCGCGTCCAGTTGAATCCCCTCGAAGAGGCGGCGGCGTACCAGCAATTGCTGGAGGAGTTCGGCGTCACCCACGAGGAACTGGCGAACAAACTCGGCCGATCCCGACCGGTCGTCACGAATATGATCCGCCTGCTGAAGCTTCCGATTCCGGTCCAGCGCCGGGTGGCGGCCGGAGTCCTGTCGGCCGGACATGCGCGTGCGCTGCTGGGTCTCGACGCCGGTGCCGAGGCGCAGGAGCGGTTGGCGGAACGCATCGTGGCCGAGGGCCTGTCGGTTCGTGCGACCGAGGAGGCCGTCACGCTGGCCAACCGCTACCCCGAGGACGAACCGAAACCGTCTCCGAAGCGGAAGCAGATCTACGCGCCCGGTCTGGACAAGGTGGCGGAGCGACTCGCGAACTCGTTCGACACTCGAGTCACCGTGAGTATGGGAAAGAAGAAGGGCAGGATCGTCGTCGAATTCGGTTCGGTGGACGATCTGGAACGCATTGTCGGGCTGATGGAACAACAGCAGCTGGGATTGTGA
- a CDS encoding N-acetylmuramoyl-L-alanine amidase encodes MHRLRHGDTGPAVAEVRSNLASLGFHPHSHGTGRSAGPGEYWKDSDAVFDPELDSAVRAFQQQRGLLVDGVVGPATYRALKEASYRLGARTLIYQLSAPLYGDDVATLQRRLQDLGFYVHRIDGYFGPHTHEALTAFQREIGLAADGICGPDTLRSLELLGARVTGGNPHRIAEEEVVHRAGPQLTGKRIVIDPGMGGEDKGLAVPTEFGDVYESEILWDLASRLEGRMAATGMETFLSRPWGANPTDAERAETSNTFDADLMISLRCAANLSSSAGGVASFHFGNSHGSVSMIGQVLAGFIQREIVARTSLQDCRTHSRTWDLLRLTKMPTVQVDIGYLTNEYDASVLTDPRMRDVIAEAILISVKRLYLLGQDDQPTGTYTFAELLAEELAAAERI; translated from the coding sequence ATGCACCGACTTCGTCACGGCGATACTGGTCCAGCCGTCGCTGAGGTCCGGAGCAACCTGGCAAGTCTGGGGTTCCACCCACATTCACACGGAACCGGCCGGTCAGCCGGGCCGGGGGAGTACTGGAAGGATTCCGACGCGGTCTTCGACCCCGAACTCGATTCGGCCGTACGCGCTTTCCAGCAGCAACGTGGACTGCTCGTCGACGGTGTCGTCGGTCCCGCCACCTATCGTGCCCTCAAGGAAGCGTCCTACCGGCTCGGTGCGCGCACGCTCATCTACCAGCTGTCGGCGCCGCTGTACGGCGATGATGTCGCCACACTCCAACGGCGCCTGCAGGATCTGGGCTTCTACGTCCATCGCATCGACGGGTACTTCGGTCCGCACACGCACGAGGCGCTGACCGCCTTCCAGCGCGAGATCGGCCTGGCCGCGGACGGGATCTGCGGTCCGGACACGCTGCGTTCGCTGGAACTGCTCGGCGCCCGGGTCACCGGCGGAAATCCACATCGGATCGCGGAGGAAGAGGTCGTCCACCGTGCCGGACCGCAGCTGACCGGTAAGCGCATCGTCATCGATCCCGGAATGGGCGGTGAGGACAAGGGTTTGGCCGTCCCCACCGAATTCGGCGATGTGTACGAGTCGGAGATTCTCTGGGATCTGGCGAGCCGGTTGGAGGGCCGCATGGCCGCCACCGGAATGGAGACCTTCCTTTCCCGGCCGTGGGGCGCGAACCCCACCGACGCCGAACGCGCCGAGACGTCCAACACCTTCGACGCGGACCTGATGATCTCGCTGCGCTGCGCCGCGAATCTCAGCTCCTCGGCCGGCGGGGTCGCCAGCTTCCACTTCGGCAATTCGCACGGATCGGTCTCGATGATCGGCCAGGTCCTGGCCGGATTCATCCAGCGTGAGATCGTGGCTCGAACCTCACTGCAGGACTGCCGCACCCACTCGCGCACCTGGGATCTGCTGCGTCTCACGAAGATGCCGACGGTGCAGGTCGATATCGGCTATCTGACAAACGAATACGACGCCTCCGTGCTGACCGATCCGCGGATGCGCGATGTCATCGCCGAGGCGATCCTGATCTCGGTCAAGCGGCTGTACCTGCTGGGCCAGGACGATCAGCCCACGGGTACTTACACATTCGCCGAACTGCTGGCCGAGGAGCTGGCCGCCGCCGAGCGCATATAA
- the yidC gene encoding membrane protein insertase YidC, with translation MLDFIYYPVSWILWFWHRVFGFIFGLGDFDKGASNGFAWALSVVFLVFTLRLVLYKPFVKQVRTTRQMQELQPQIKELQRKYKNDRQKMALEMQKLQKEHGFNPLMGCLPVLAQAPVFIGLLHVLRSFNRTGTGIGQLHMTPAQNAMTPNYVFSAEDVQSFLRARVFGAPISASITSPKSTLEAYADYGGVPHVWNMVAIAVPLMIIAGLATHFNARASVARQSAEAAANPQAALMNKLALWVFPFGVVAGGPFFPIAILFYWVSNNIWTYGQQHLVFGRIDKEEQQKKQEAIERKAQNAPKPGAKPTAKKKPGTAEIAADTAEKIADAASNGTGAAAAASTSAKSGSASGKSGASGKSGTSGKSSGTGNRKRSGNRGRANQKRRR, from the coding sequence GGATTCATATTCGGACTCGGAGACTTCGACAAGGGCGCGAGCAACGGATTCGCATGGGCCCTGTCGGTGGTGTTCCTGGTGTTCACCCTGCGGCTGGTGCTCTACAAACCATTCGTGAAGCAGGTCCGCACCACCCGGCAGATGCAGGAGCTGCAGCCGCAGATCAAGGAACTGCAGCGCAAGTACAAGAACGATCGCCAGAAGATGGCGCTCGAGATGCAGAAGCTGCAGAAGGAACACGGGTTCAATCCCCTGATGGGGTGTCTGCCGGTGCTGGCTCAGGCTCCGGTCTTCATCGGATTGCTCCATGTGCTGCGATCGTTCAACCGGACCGGTACGGGTATCGGCCAGCTGCACATGACCCCGGCGCAGAATGCGATGACGCCCAACTACGTGTTCAGCGCCGAAGATGTGCAGTCGTTCCTGCGGGCCCGTGTGTTCGGTGCGCCGATCTCGGCGTCGATCACCTCCCCCAAGTCCACCCTCGAGGCCTACGCCGACTACGGCGGCGTTCCCCATGTGTGGAATATGGTGGCCATCGCCGTTCCGCTGATGATCATCGCGGGTCTCGCCACCCACTTCAACGCGCGGGCTTCGGTGGCGCGGCAGAGCGCCGAGGCGGCCGCGAATCCGCAAGCCGCTCTGATGAACAAGCTGGCGCTGTGGGTCTTCCCGTTCGGTGTGGTCGCCGGTGGTCCGTTCTTCCCGATCGCCATCCTGTTCTACTGGGTGTCCAACAACATCTGGACCTACGGACAGCAGCATCTGGTCTTCGGTCGTATCGACAAGGAAGAGCAGCAGAAGAAGCAGGAGGCCATCGAGCGAAAGGCGCAGAACGCGCCCAAGCCCGGTGCGAAGCCGACCGCGAAGAAGAAACCCGGCACCGCGGAGATCGCCGCCGACACGGCGGAGAAGATCGCCGACGCGGCATCCAACGGCACCGGTGCGGCGGCCGCCGCGAGCACATCGGCGAAATCGGGCTCGGCGTCCGGTAAGTCCGGGGCATCGGGCAAGTCGGGGACATCGGGTAAGTCCTCCGGCACGGGTAATCGCAAGCGATCCGGAAACAGGGGGCGCGCCAATCAGAAGCGGCGTCGCTAG
- a CDS encoding protein jag: MTVETDGGDATVALGVQDDAAVEDRDDATEPDPADAEEALIEEGEIAGDYLEQLLDVLDFDGDIDLDVEGDRAVVSIDGGRDLSKLVGRRGEVLDALQELTRLAVQQATGVRSRLMLDVAGWRAKRREELSALGTDAARRVVESGKSESLAPMTPFERKIVHDAVAAVDGAASESEGVEPNRHVVVVPA, translated from the coding sequence ATGACTGTTGAGACCGATGGAGGGGACGCCACTGTGGCCCTCGGTGTGCAGGACGATGCCGCGGTGGAAGACCGCGATGATGCGACCGAGCCGGATCCGGCCGACGCCGAGGAGGCGTTGATCGAAGAGGGCGAGATCGCAGGCGACTACCTGGAGCAGTTGCTGGACGTCCTCGACTTCGACGGCGATATCGATCTGGATGTGGAAGGAGATCGCGCGGTCGTCAGCATCGACGGCGGTCGCGATCTGTCGAAGTTGGTCGGCCGTCGCGGTGAGGTGCTGGACGCGTTGCAGGAGTTGACTCGCCTGGCGGTGCAACAGGCGACCGGCGTGCGTAGTCGCCTGATGCTCGATGTGGCGGGCTGGCGGGCGAAGCGCCGCGAGGAGTTGAGCGCACTCGGCACCGACGCGGCGCGGCGGGTGGTCGAGTCGGGCAAGTCGGAGTCGCTGGCTCCGATGACTCCGTTCGAGCGCAAGATCGTGCACGACGCGGTTGCCGCGGTCGACGGTGCGGCGAGTGAGAGTGAGGGTGTCGAGCCGAATCGACACGTTGTCGTCGTACCCGCCTGA
- the rsmG gene encoding 16S rRNA (guanine(527)-N(7))-methyltransferase RsmG, with protein sequence MFHVERGAGVSPQHSPDDGDAVDLTPPAVATEVFGDRLPLAEQYCAALATAGVERGLIGPREVPRLWDRHILNCAVLGELIPVGASVVDIGSGAGLPGIPLAIARPDLRITLVEPLLRRTKFLAEFIESAGLAITVVRGRAEQPDVRKEAGGADFVTSRAVAPLGKLAKWSLPLVREHGHMLALKGSSVAEELERDRMELAKAGAGHAEIRECGVGIVSPPTVVLSVERVPRAEKRANKEASRRARRAE encoded by the coding sequence ATGTTTCACGTGGAACGAGGCGCGGGCGTCTCTCCCCAGCACTCCCCCGATGATGGCGACGCCGTCGATCTGACACCGCCCGCCGTGGCGACGGAGGTCTTCGGTGACCGCCTTCCACTCGCGGAGCAATACTGCGCGGCGTTGGCCACCGCCGGTGTCGAACGCGGATTGATCGGACCGCGCGAGGTGCCGCGGCTGTGGGATCGCCACATTCTCAACTGCGCGGTTCTGGGCGAACTGATTCCCGTGGGCGCATCCGTCGTGGATATCGGAAGCGGTGCCGGGTTGCCGGGAATCCCGCTCGCGATCGCGCGACCGGACCTACGCATCACGCTCGTGGAGCCACTGCTACGCCGGACCAAATTCCTGGCCGAGTTCATCGAGTCCGCCGGGCTGGCGATCACCGTCGTTCGCGGCCGCGCCGAACAACCCGATGTGCGTAAGGAGGCGGGTGGCGCCGACTTCGTGACATCGCGGGCGGTCGCCCCCCTGGGCAAACTGGCCAAGTGGTCGCTGCCGCTGGTTCGGGAGCACGGGCACATGTTGGCACTCAAGGGATCCAGCGTCGCGGAGGAGCTCGAGCGCGATCGGATGGAGCTTGCGAAGGCGGGTGCGGGCCATGCCGAGATTCGGGAATGCGGTGTGGGCATCGTGTCGCCACCGACGGTGGTGCTGAGCGTCGAGCGAGTGCCGCGAGCCGAGAAGCGAGCGAACAAGGAAGCGAGTCGTCGCGCCCGTCGTGCGGAATAG
- a CDS encoding ParA family protein, with the protein MLDSGSHGGDEFSKTAFGNISAAETPIAAEAERASQVLHPGSLNIPKPREQRIITIANQKGGVGKTTTAVNLAAALALQGMTVLVIDLDPQGNASTALGVEHHSGVPSSYELLIGEISVQEAIQRSPHNERLLCIPATIDLAGAEIELVSMVAREGRLKAAIQEANLAGYEIDYVMIDCPPSLGLLTVNAMVAAKEVMIPIQCEYYALEGVGQLLRNIGLVQAHLNPELHVSTVVLTMYDGRTKLADQVAEEVRGHFGDAVLKSVIPRSVKVSEAPGFGMTVLDYDPGSRGAMSYLDAGREIAARSAAMESSAAGSAGAAQERDR; encoded by the coding sequence ATGCTGGACAGCGGCAGCCACGGAGGAGATGAATTCTCCAAGACCGCATTCGGGAACATCTCCGCGGCCGAGACTCCGATCGCTGCCGAGGCGGAGCGGGCCAGTCAGGTCCTGCATCCGGGATCGCTCAATATCCCGAAGCCTCGGGAACAGCGCATCATCACCATCGCCAATCAGAAGGGTGGCGTCGGTAAGACCACGACGGCGGTCAATCTCGCTGCCGCTCTTGCGTTGCAGGGAATGACGGTGCTCGTCATCGACCTCGACCCGCAGGGCAATGCCAGCACCGCGCTCGGCGTCGAGCATCACTCCGGAGTGCCGTCGAGCTACGAACTGCTCATCGGAGAAATCTCTGTGCAGGAGGCCATTCAGCGCAGCCCGCACAACGAACGCCTGCTGTGCATCCCGGCCACCATCGATCTCGCCGGTGCGGAAATCGAGTTGGTGTCGATGGTCGCGCGCGAAGGTCGATTGAAGGCGGCGATCCAGGAAGCCAATCTGGCCGGCTACGAGATCGACTACGTGATGATCGACTGTCCGCCCTCACTCGGTCTGCTGACCGTCAACGCGATGGTGGCGGCCAAGGAGGTCATGATCCCGATCCAATGCGAGTACTACGCGCTGGAGGGTGTCGGCCAGTTGTTGCGCAATATCGGTCTGGTTCAGGCTCACCTCAATCCCGAACTGCATGTGTCGACCGTCGTCCTCACCATGTACGACGGCCGCACCAAACTTGCCGATCAGGTCGCGGAGGAGGTACGCGGTCACTTCGGCGACGCGGTGCTGAAGTCGGTGATCCCGCGAAGTGTGAAGGTATCCGAGGCACCGGGATTCGGGATGACGGTCCTCGATTACGATCCGGGTTCCCGTGGCGCGATGAGTTATCTCGATGCGGGCCGCGAGATCGCCGCCCGCTCGGCGGCGATGGAATCGAGCGCCGCGGGTTCCGCTGGTGCCGCACAGGAAAGGGATCGGTAG